The Deltaproteobacteria bacterium genomic interval ACTGAGTTCCATTTCTTCTCCCACGTGAGATACTCCTCGGCCTGTTCGGCCCAGAAGGTCTCCGGGGATTCAATGGACTCACGGTACAGCCGGTCGTAATCCTCCCGGTTCTTGATGTAAGCCACCTCTTGAAAATGACTTATATGGGCATCATACCACTTGGGCGTCTCTGTCATGGGTGAAGTCCCCCTTTCCTGCGTGAGAATATAGTGAGTATTAACTAAACTAAAATAACTAAAAGGACACAAACGAGCTAAATGATCGAGGGTGATCGTTCCCTTTCATTCGATGTTGGACGTTCGTTCTTTTCACCCCTCAAATAGTGCAAACCATTTTCCTCTCGCAGTCGTCTTTTCCGCAGGTCTGAAAAGCACATTTCTTATAGAGGTGAATGGCCCTGAAATTATATGGCTCCACAGTCAACCAAATCGTCTTGAGGCAGAGCTCAGCGGCCCGCTTAAGGGCCACATCCGTCAGCGCCCTCCCCACTCCCCGATTCCGATGGGCCCGGTCCACAAAAATCAGAAATTCCCCGTCTTTTTTTTTATAGTCCGGCAAAAGAGAGACATGCCCGATGACCCGGCCCCCCTTCCATGCCAGGAAGTTTTCCCCTTCCTTCAGCAGCTTCTGAACCCATCGCCTGCATGCCTCGGGGTCCTGGGGAGGGAGGCCTTGGGAGGCGGGTTTGGGAGAAAAAGTCGCATACATCTCCAACAGGCAGGATAGGTCCCCTTCGGAACAGCTCCGGATTTCAAGGGGATCATCCCGTTTGTCCTTCAAATGGATAGAGATGCAGGATCCCATAGCGCAACCGCGGGTTCAGGGGTTCACGGCCGCTCGGTCGGGTTCTGCCTTGCCACACCCAACCCATAAAAAAATGTCATTCCGGCAGCCGGTGTAAAGGTCTTATGTGCTGCAAGACTCGGGTATCCCCGATTGATCGAATCGCGCCCTGAGGGTGAGCACTTCTCCGTCACACGAGGTCTGAATCTGATACGGCAGTTTGTAAAAGAGCCCGATCATAAATCTGTTCCCGGGCGTGGTATAGGCCACCATCCCGCTGATCCCATGTTCCATGGCCGCATGGACCAATTTTTCCTGAAGAATTGTGGAAATCCCCTTTCCCTGCCACTCTTTGTCCACACTGTAGGCGACCTCTGCCATATTGCTTGCCGGATCGAGAAAATAACATCCCACTGCAATCACTTTCTCGAACCCGGGGCTGCCGATCACGGCGACGATCGACATGTTGTGGATGTAGTCGACCTGGAAAACCTCGGCCACATCCTCGCTGACAAAAGCGGTTTTTGGAAGAAAAAACCGTTTCATCACATCCTGTTGATCGAGGCCGTAGAAGTGCTCCTGTATCATCCTTTCATCGGTCAGCCTGGCGGGCCGAAAAAGGGTCGGCTGGCCGTCAATAATACGGGTTTCTTCGATCTTCAGCGGATACACACTCCGGATGCTTTCCACCAGGGTGCGCTCCGGACCTAAGAGCCCCATCTCCTTGGCCTTGTAAAACAGCTCGTCCCGAAAGTCGGGATGGGCGATGCTGATCATGGCGATGGCCCGTTCCTGAAGGCTCTTGCCGAAGAGATTCACCACCCCGTACTCGGTCACCACGTACTGGATATCGCCCCTCGGCACCACTACAGGGATGCTTTCCAGAAGCGGTACGATACGGCTGCTCTTGCCGTCCAGGGTGGTTGAGGGGAGCATCAGGATATTCTTTCCGCCCGGGCTCTGGCTGGCCCCCCTGACAAAGTCCATGATCCCGATCACCCCGGAAAAATTGTTGTAAGGGAGGGCATCGGCCGCCACCTGACCGGTCAGGTCGATGGCCATGGCCACGTTCAGGGCCACCATCTTGTGGTGACGGGCGATGATCATCGGATCGTTCACATAATCGGACGGATGAAATTCGATGCCCGGATTGTCATGAAGGAACTCATAAAGATTGGCGGATCCGATAGCACCGCTGGCCACCAGTTTCCCTTCATTGAAGCCCTTCTTCCGGTTGGTGATCACCCCCCGTGAAAAGAGGTTCATGATGCCGTCGCTGAGGAATTGGGTATGAACCCCAAGGTCGTTTTTCTCGGAAAGGCCGAGGAAAAGGGCCTCCGGGGTGGTGCCGAGGCTGATCTGGAGGGTCGACCCGTCTTCTATGAGCCGAGCCGCATATCGGGCGATCTGCTTGGCCGATTCAAATTCGGGAGGTTTGCCTATGGTGAGGAGTTCCTCTTCCTGTTCCACGATCCAGTCCACTTCATTCACATGGATGAAGCTCCGTCCCATGACACGGGGCATTCGCGGATTGACCTGCGCAATAACCATATCCGCAGACTGGGCAGCCGCAATCGATACATCCACGCTGACGCCCAGGCTCATCCATCCGAAATCGTCCGGCTCCGACACCTGGATCAGGGCTACATGGATGGGGAGTTGCCGGCTCTTGAACAGGCGGGGAATGGCCGAAAGATTGATGGGGGTAATGAATCGTTTGTTCCTGGAGAGGGCCTTGGGTTTGGCCGAACCGAGATAGAACGAGCGGATGTTGAAGCTCTGGGTGGCGGTCTTGTCCGCGATGTCGGTGAGCGGGGTGGTTTCAAGACTCAGGATGCGAACGATCTCCAGATCAGTGAAATTTTCAAACTGACCCGCCAGTTCCCTCACCAGGGCCTGGGGTTCTCCGCAGGAAGACCCGATGAAGACCCTCCGGCCCCGTTTGATCCGCCGGATCGCACTGGCCGCGCTCTGCCGTTTGCCCAGGTACGCGTCCGGCCAATAGCCCTGGTCTCTATTCGGGTTCAGGCCCATTGGGGTCGCCTCTTGCTCAGTATGACATCCCGGTTACCGTACAGGCCCTCTGTTCTTTTGCTGCTCATGAAAAGGGAGTATACGGGGAATCCCCGGGTTGTGTCAATACACTACCAACCCGGCAGTCTTCCTGCAGACAACCCAAAGTCCCCGCCTATTTTTAAACGGCAATCTCCTCCAATCCCAGTACACGATCGATGTCCAGAAGTATCTTTACCCCCCCTTCCATCTTGGCCATTCCAAGGATATAGTCCGTATTGAGCCGGGCGCCGAAGGTGGGTGTGGCCTCGATATCCTCCTTTTTAATGTTCAGGACCTCGGATACCGAATCCACCACAATACCGATCATCACCATCCCGTTCTCGCCCCGGATCTCTACAACGATGATACAGGTACGCTCCGTGTAATCGATTTCCTCCATCCCGAACCTCCCCCTCAAGTCCACGACCGGAATCACCTTCCCCCTAAGGTTGATGACCCCTTTCACAAAATCCGGGGTCTGGGGCACGGAGGTGATCGGCATCATCCCGATGATCTCCTTGATTTTCAGTATGCTGATGCCATACTCCTCATCGGCCAGCGTGAAGGTCAGATATTTCCCCTCCTTTTCCGCCATGGCCTTTACTGCCTGGTCCATTGTTTGTGCAAGTTCCGACATTTTTCTTCCCATCCTTTCCTATTCGTATGTTTGATAAAAACCCTTCCGGGAACCGTCAGTTGAGCATCGACTCCTCTTTTCCCCCTCAACAATCGTGGTGCAGACAACCTCATCAGAACAGAGCAACAACGAAAATATTCTTTCCTGGGACGTTTAAAGCAGGAACTATGCCAAAGGGGCATGGAAGATGGAAACGGTTCTCAGCAGCAGCGTTTGCCGCGGATCGGTTGGGGAAAATTTGGAATGTGCCCATGAGGGCAGGGTCGAAACGCAGCCAAAATCGGCCTGGTCCCCGGCACTACGAACATCGAATCAGGCGTGAGGGGGGCTTAACTCGGCAAGGATTCAGAGTCCGTCCGCATCAGACGGATATTAACGCTCTCCCTGGACCGGCGAACGGTTACCTGATAGAGCTTATCTTGGTTTCAATAAGTTGTGGATGGAGACGGACACTTTGACGTGACCGCTCGATGCAGCGTGTGAAACTTGGGATTTCGTCAATTCGTTGACATCAGAGACCCTCTGGGGTGCTATGGGGTGGCACCCGGTTTCATTTCCACGCCCTCACGGGCCTACATCAAAGACCGGAGCCCGGAGGTCAGAACTCAGAGGCCAGCAAAAACTCAACAAACCCAATAGACCCGACGAACTCAAAAACCCCAAAGACGAGCAACCAGCAACTGTCACACCTCTTCCAGCACCTGCCGAAGTTTGTTGCTCAGTGCCTGAAGCGTGAAGGGTTTCTGGATAAAATGGACGCCCGGATCCAGGACCCCATGGTGGGTGATCACTTCAGCGGTGTAGCCGGACGTGAACAGGCACTTGAGATTTGGGTATAGGGTGAGGAGCCGATCAGATAGATCCCGGCCGTTCATCTCAGGCATGATCACGTCGGTCATGAGGAGATGGATTTCGCCCGCATAATTACCTGCCGCACGGATAGCCTCGTTCGGGGTGTTCGCAACCAAAACCTCATATCCCAACCGTTCCAGCATGCTCTTGCCGATTTCCAAAAGCGTGAGCTCATCTTCCACCACCAGGATGGTCTCATGGCCGCCCCTGAGTGCCTCCACTGGGTCTTGCTGAAACTCCGTGGCCTCGCCCACATGCCGCGGCAGGTAGATCCTGAATGTGGCCCCTTCGCCGGGCTCACTGTATACGGTAATGAATCCCTCATTTTGTTTGACAATACCGTACACCGTGGCCAGACCAAGACCGGTCCCCTTGCCCACTCCTTTGGTAGTGAAAAAAGGCTCAAAAAGATTTTCGAGGACCTCTTTTTCCATACCGCAGCCTTGGTCGCTTACTGACAGGACCACGTGGTCCCCGATTGCACCTTCCGGATTAGCGCTGCAATAGGGACCATCAAGACGTATATTTTCCGTCTGGATGACGATCCTGCCGACGTCCTTGATCGCATCCCTGGCATTGACGCAGAGATTGGCGAGGATCTGGTCGATCTGGGAGGGGTCCATCTTGATCGGCCACAGCTTCGCCCCCGGCATCCAGGCCAGGTCAATGTCTTCGCCGATGAGCCGCCGGAGTATTTTGAGCATCCCCTCTACCGTATCGTTGAGATTTAAGACCACCGGTGCAACGGTCTGTTTACGGGCAAAGGCGAGCAACTGCCGCACCAGGTCGGCGGAACGATGGGTGGTCTGTTGGATCTGCTGGAGCCTCTCCTGTATCGGGTCATCCGGATCCGTATCCATCAGGGCCAACTCCGTATGGGCGAGAATCACCGCCAGCATGTTGTTGAAATCATGGGCCACGCCGCCGGCCATCCGCCCGACGGCCTCGAGCTTCTGGGCCTGGTTCAACTGGGCCTGGAGTTTGCGCCTCTCCGCTTCGGCCCGCTTCCGTTCGGTGATGTCGGCAAAGATGCAGGCGAACTGGTTGAGCGATGGACGGAAGGCCGTCACTTCGAAATGCTTCTTCAGTTCGCCCGAGTAGTCCTCGAAAGAGGCCGGTTCGCCCGTCTGCGCCACGTTGCCGTAGATCTCTATCCAGCGCGGCTCTGTCCCGGGAAATACTTGGAGGACGGTCTTTCCCAATATGTCCGAGGCGTTCAAGCCGGTCATCTCCTCAAATGCCGGGTTGACGGCCAGGAATCGGTAGTCCGCGGGCCGTCCCTCTCCATCGCAGACGATCTCATGAAGCGCGAATCCGTTCAGCATCTCCCGGAACAAGGTCTGATAGTTTTGTTCTGCCTGTTTGAGTTCGGTGATGTCCATGATGTTTCCGACGACCTTGACGATGCGGTTCTCTGCCGTCACCGCTTTGGCCGTGGTGCGGATCCAGAGCCGACGGCCTTTGGCGGAGGTGAAGGGGAGTTCCAGGTCATAGGGTTCACCGTGTTCTATACAGCGTTGGAAGGCGGCCAGGACCGTTGACCGGTCTTCAGGCGCGTAACATGCCAGGCTCCCGGCGATATGCTCCGGCGATCCGGGGGTGAATGCTTCCATTTCCAGATCATGGATCCGATAGGCCTCCTCCGTCCAGGTCATGGCCTGCGCTTCCACGTCCCACTCCCAACCGCCGACCTTGGCCAGCTGTTGTGTGGCGGCAAGGAGTTTCTGGTTTTTGGAAAGCGCCTCTTCGGCCCGTTTGCGATCCGTAACATCCGTGACAATGCCTCTGAAACCCGTCCTTTCATTCTTCTCGTTTCTGATGAGAGAGCAAGAGACCTCGATTGTCCTTCTAACGCCGTCTTTGCGGATGATATCCCAGGTAAAAGCACGCAGCGGCTCGCCGGTCTTGAAAACCCGGTTGTAGGCCTCAAACACCTTTTCCCTGTTTTCCTGATCTGCGGAATAGTCTTGGTAGCTGATGCCCCCCAACTCCTCATGAGAGTATCCGAGGATCTTCTGGCATGCCTCATTAATAAAGGTAAACCTACCGGCCAGATCCACCTCGTGATAGCCTTCGGCCATGTTCTCAAGAATGATTCGATATTTTTCCTCGCTTCTCCGCAAGGCCTCCAGCGTCTTTTTTTCCTGGGTGATTTCGTATCCGATGCCCTCCAGATACCCTTCTTCGGGGCAGGCACGGGCGGAAAACCGTGTCCAGATCTCTGTGTTGTCTTTTCGTGAAAAGCGGGCCTCGAAGTCGGTCACGCTCCCCTTTTCCACAAGGGAATCAAGCATCTTTTGCCGCGCATGGGAATCGATGTAGTGCTCGGATGCGATAAAATCCGTTATACATGCCTCCGGGGTTTCATACCCGTACGTCCGGGCAAAACGCTCATTGCACTCAAGGACCTTCCCATCACTGAGACGCGTCCTGAATATCCCCACCTGGGCGTTGTTGAAGATGTTTCGGTATTTTTCCTCCCCCCTGCGCAGTTCCGTGTCCCTGTCCTCTCGCCGTTGTTTTGAGGCTGTCTTAATTTTAACCATTGCCCGAGTCAGGGCAATCAGTTCCAGGTCATCTATGGGTTTGGCGAGAAACCCCTCGGCCCCCGCTTCCAGGGCCTTGATACGGCTTTGACGATCCGTTTCGAGGCCCGTGAGAAAGACGATGGGGATATGTCGCGCCCGCGCATCCTGTTTAAGCCTCCGGCACACCTTAAACCCGTCAATTTCGGGCATCCCAATATCGAGGAGGATCATGTCCGGCTCTTCGGCCAAGGCCAGTTTGACCCCGCTTTCCCCACTCAAGGCAGACAAAACCTCTACTTGGGCAAAGGCCTTCCCTGCAACACCTTTAAAGCGCGTCTGGTCTTCCGGGTTGTCGTTAATAAAAAGTATCTTCATGGATTTCCTCTCTGATGACAATCCGCAAACAATTATTCAGTCACAGCCTCTGTACCGAGCGCAAAAGAGTATACCCCCAATTCTGTCTGTTTAATTAATCCCTCACCCATGCCCTCACGGGCACACTACGCCCGAGGCTCA includes:
- a CDS encoding PAS domain S-box protein; the encoded protein is MKILFINDNPEDQTRFKGVAGKAFAQVEVLSALSGESGVKLALAEEPDMILLDIGMPEIDGFKVCRRLKQDARARHIPIVFLTGLETDRQSRIKALEAGAEGFLAKPIDDLELIALTRAMVKIKTASKQRREDRDTELRRGEEKYRNIFNNAQVGIFRTRLSDGKVLECNERFARTYGYETPEACITDFIASEHYIDSHARQKMLDSLVEKGSVTDFEARFSRKDNTEIWTRFSARACPEEGYLEGIGYEITQEKKTLEALRRSEEKYRIILENMAEGYHEVDLAGRFTFINEACQKILGYSHEELGGISYQDYSADQENREKVFEAYNRVFKTGEPLRAFTWDIIRKDGVRRTIEVSCSLIRNEKNERTGFRGIVTDVTDRKRAEEALSKNQKLLAATQQLAKVGGWEWDVEAQAMTWTEEAYRIHDLEMEAFTPGSPEHIAGSLACYAPEDRSTVLAAFQRCIEHGEPYDLELPFTSAKGRRLWIRTTAKAVTAENRIVKVVGNIMDITELKQAEQNYQTLFREMLNGFALHEIVCDGEGRPADYRFLAVNPAFEEMTGLNASDILGKTVLQVFPGTEPRWIEIYGNVAQTGEPASFEDYSGELKKHFEVTAFRPSLNQFACIFADITERKRAEAERRKLQAQLNQAQKLEAVGRMAGGVAHDFNNMLAVILAHTELALMDTDPDDPIQERLQQIQQTTHRSADLVRQLLAFARKQTVAPVVLNLNDTVEGMLKILRRLIGEDIDLAWMPGAKLWPIKMDPSQIDQILANLCVNARDAIKDVGRIVIQTENIRLDGPYCSANPEGAIGDHVVLSVSDQGCGMEKEVLENLFEPFFTTKGVGKGTGLGLATVYGIVKQNEGFITVYSEPGEGATFRIYLPRHVGEATEFQQDPVEALRGGHETILVVEDELTLLEIGKSMLERLGYEVLVANTPNEAIRAAGNYAGEIHLLMTDVIMPEMNGRDLSDRLLTLYPNLKCLFTSGYTAEVITHHGVLDPGVHFIQKPFTLQALSNKLRQVLEEV
- a CDS encoding chemotaxis protein CheW, whose product is MSELAQTMDQAVKAMAEKEGKYLTFTLADEEYGISILKIKEIIGMMPITSVPQTPDFVKGVINLRGKVIPVVDLRGRFGMEEIDYTERTCIIVVEIRGENGMVMIGIVVDSVSEVLNIKKEDIEATPTFGARLNTDYILGMAKMEGGVKILLDIDRVLGLEEIAV
- a CDS encoding GNAT family N-acetyltransferase, whose protein sequence is MGLNPNRDQGYWPDAYLGKRQSAASAIRRIKRGRRVFIGSSCGEPQALVRELAGQFENFTDLEIVRILSLETTPLTDIADKTATQSFNIRSFYLGSAKPKALSRNKRFITPINLSAIPRLFKSRQLPIHVALIQVSEPDDFGWMSLGVSVDVSIAAAQSADMVIAQVNPRMPRVMGRSFIHVNEVDWIVEQEEELLTIGKPPEFESAKQIARYAARLIEDGSTLQISLGTTPEALFLGLSEKNDLGVHTQFLSDGIMNLFSRGVITNRKKGFNEGKLVASGAIGSANLYEFLHDNPGIEFHPSDYVNDPMIIARHHKMVALNVAMAIDLTGQVAADALPYNNFSGVIGIMDFVRGASQSPGGKNILMLPSTTLDGKSSRIVPLLESIPVVVPRGDIQYVVTEYGVVNLFGKSLQERAIAMISIAHPDFRDELFYKAKEMGLLGPERTLVESIRSVYPLKIEETRIIDGQPTLFRPARLTDERMIQEHFYGLDQQDVMKRFFLPKTAFVSEDVAEVFQVDYIHNMSIVAVIGSPGFEKVIAVGCYFLDPASNMAEVAYSVDKEWQGKGISTILQEKLVHAAMEHGISGMVAYTTPGNRFMIGLFYKLPYQIQTSCDGEVLTLRARFDQSGIPESCST
- a CDS encoding GNAT family N-acetyltransferase, whose protein sequence is MGSCISIHLKDKRDDPLEIRSCSEGDLSCLLEMYATFSPKPASQGLPPQDPEACRRWVQKLLKEGENFLAWKGGRVIGHVSLLPDYKKKDGEFLIFVDRAHRNRGVGRALTDVALKRAAELCLKTIWLTVEPYNFRAIHLYKKCAFQTCGKDDCERKMVCTI